The genomic DNA GAATACCGGAGATGTACCGTACAAATATAGAGAAAAGTTCAATGGAGGATGTAGGGGCGTTTAAACGCAACGCTATTCTTTTTCAATGGGTTGCGAATGCAATTTCTAACCATGAAATAGAGCTTATCCTGACAGATGAGCAGGTAGAGGAACTTACAGTTTTTGATAATTTTGAAGCTTCTCCTGAAACGATGGAGATCTATTATAGCATTTATGCTAATTCCCCTGAAAAGGTTGATTCTGGCGATTATGCGTTGTTACTTGGAGCAAGTGCTGGTTCCAATAGAGCGGGTAAAACTTTTGGTCGTTTTCTGGATATGTTTAATGAGGAATTTGTCCAAAAATTCTCTGAAGTATATGATCATCACCGATGTTTCCATCCAGAAGCATTGTTGTCAGAGATGGTTTTTATGCCTGAACAGGGAAAAATATCAAATATATCACTAAGTAAAAATTTAATGGAATATGAGATTGTATCTGGAACTACCTCTTCTAAAGACAAGGAGCATACACTACACATTGATGACTTGCTGGTGGGTGCAACTCTTGACCGTTTCTATGTCAAATCCAAATCTTTAGGTAAAGAAATAATCCCCTTGCAAACACATATGCTTAATTATAAGCTTTCACCACATATATTCAGATTCCTAACGGATGTTACCAATAAAGAAATTGGCATGTGGTCCTATTTTAACTGGGGACCATTAGAGCAATCACCTTTTTTACCAAGACTAGTGTATAAAAAGGTTATTATTAGTGCTGCACAATGGAAACTGAGCAAGGCCACATTGAACATTTCAAAACTAAGTGAACCAAAAAAAGGAGAAGAGCTTTTTCATACATGGAGACAACAATGGAATGTGCCGCGCTATGTTTATTTAACGATGGGTGATAATCGTCTTTTACTAGACTTGTGCAATCTCTTTCATGTGAAAGAACTGCTTCGTGAGTTGAGCAAGACACGTGATGGACAGGCGCTTCTACTTACTGAATGTCTGGGTGACCCTTCCCACACTCCATTACATGGGGCAGCAGGTAAATATATGGGGGAATTTGTGTTTCCATTAAAGAAAAAAAATATAAAGGTGAAACCTGGTATCCCTAGTTCACATAATAAGATTGCACTCCAAAATTCTACTACCCATACTCCTGTCAGCATGAATAGAGGGATATTTCCAGGAGGGGATTGGTTATACCTTAAATTGTACGGAGTCAAGGAAAGAGAGACGGACCTTATTGGTTTAAGTTTGGGTCAGCTATTATACAAGCCCGATTTTGAGGACTGGAGTGAAAAAGCCTATTTTATACGGTATGTTGATCCTGAACATCATATCCGTCTACGATTCCAGGGAGACCCTGATAAGCTGTGGACAACTGGTTTAGCGCAATTAAATCAGTGGGCAGTCCAAATGCGTGAAGAAGGACTTATAACGAATATGATTTTGGACACATATCTTCCTGAAATAGAGAGATATGGGGGACAGACACTTATGGAACTGGCAGAACAAGTTTTTGACATAGACAGTAAATGGGTCGTCTCCTACTTGGGGGGAGTTCGTTCTAAATTTTTTAATTTGGACGTAGAGATTGCGGCGGTTATTAATATTATTCATTATCTGAGTGGCTTTGGTTTAACAATTCAACAGCAAGTCGACTGGCTTGAAGAGAGAATTGACAGCAAGCCGCATATGAAGGCATTCAGGGATATTAAAAAAACATTGATCACCTCTGTAGAATCGAACTATGAATGGATTCGGCAGGCAGATATGGTCTCACAGACCGCTTTTTTGGAACTTGTAGAAAAAAGACAAGCCAGCATTGAGCGGTATGCTCAAGCAATAACCCTTGCTAAAAATAATAATGTGCTCACTAATCATCCGAATGATATTTTGGGCAGTGTAATCCATATGCACTTGAATCGTCTGCTTGGTGTTAATAGGGAGCGGGAAATGAAATGTATGGCTTTAGCAAAGCACACACTAGCTAACTTGTTGCACCGGAAAGGGGTAGGCCATGTCACAGTCTAATGGGCAAAAAAATGATTTGGTGTCATTGTCTTATAAGAATATATTTCGTACTTTTTTATTTTGGCCTCGTATATTCAGATTACTATGGGATACTCATCCCGCCTTTCTAATTGCTATACTCATTACTAATTTGTTTAAAGGTGCGATTCCTGCTGTGATTCTTTTAGCTACGAGAGAATTGATCAACAGTGTGGTGGGAGGGGTGTCAGGAGGAAGCTTTCAACCTGTTTTTATTGCTTTTGGCGTCTTAATAGGCATCAACATTGTGTATGATTTGATAAGCATAGGAGAAAGTTTTTTTCGAAAAATGTTTCAAAGTCAACTATCAAACCAAGTTAATATCAGACTTATTGAAAAAGCACAGAAGATGTCTTTGCAGTCGTTTGAGGATGCAGATGTCCAAAATATGCTTCAACGGGCTCAGGGAGAGGCAGATTACAGGCCTTTTGAAATTTTTACTCAAATCCTGGCCATTATTAGTAGTGTTGTAACCTTATTTTCAGTGGGCGCTATTCTTATAGCGTGGAAATGGTGGGCGTTCTTATTTATTTTTCTTATTCCCTGTTTATCATTCTATTCTTTCTTACGCATCGGACAAAGAGAATTTAATGTTCATTTTCAAAGGGCAGGAAGGCAACGCGAATCCTGGTACTTGTCTTTTTTAGTTACCAGAGATAACAGTTTTAAAGAAGTAAAAATTTTTCAATTGGGAGACTATTTGCGAAAAAGATATAAGACTATACTTGAAGGATTTTACCGTGAGGATAAAGTTCTAGCAGTTCGTAGGTCATATACTTCTCTTGTATTTCAAATTGTAAACCAGGGGGCAGGTGGATTTATTATTTTCATGGCAGTACAAGCTACTTTTGTAGGCCAAATTTTAGTAGGGAACTTGGTAAGCTTAATTCAGGCTATAACGTTAACACAGTCAACATCCCAGAGCATCGTACAGGGAATTTTAAGCTTGTGCCAAAACAATTTATACATTAAGCAGCTATTCGACTTTTTAGATATGCCTGAGGAAGCGGAGACACAAACAATAAATCAGAGTTTGTCCGCCATTCAAAGTATTGAATTTCGCAATGTTTCGTTTAGGTATCCAAATACTGAGGTAAATGCAATTTCAAATGTTAGCTTCACTCTTTCTCAAGGAGAGAAGCTAGCCATTGTAGGAAGAAATGGTTCGGGTAAATCAACCATCGTTAAGCTGTTGACTCATTTGTACTCAGAATTTGAAGGGGAAATTTTAATTAATGGGCACTCTATACATGAAATGGATAAAGATAGCTTCAGAGAAAAGATAGGAGTTGTTTTTCAGGATTTTGTACATTATGAGATGGCTGTTAGAGATAATATAGGTTTTGGAAATGTGTCTTCTAGAGAAATGGATGAGGACATTTGGACAGCTATAGACAAAGCTGGAATTACAGATTTGGTAGTCAGTCTGCCCGATAAAATTGATACCTTGCTTGGAAAATGGTTTGAAGACGGACAACAGCTATCTGGAGGACAGTGGCAGCGTATTGCAATAGCAAGAGCTTTCATGAGGAACGCCGATGTATATGTCTTGGATGAACCAAGCTCGTTTTTGGACCCACACGCAGAGAAAGAGGTTTTTCAAAAGTTTGATCAGCTTGTAAATGAGAAATTAGGAGTGTTTATCTCTCACAGATTGTCCTCTGCACGCATGGCGGATACCATCATTTTAATGGAGGAGGGCAAAATCATTGAGGCAGGGAGCCATGAATACTTACTGGATATGAACGGGGTATATGCTGAAATGTTTCGGCTACAAGCCTCGTCGTATCTTCCACAACGAGAATGTGACTTTCAGGAGGAAAATACGTCGCCCTCTTTAGTAAGGACGTCAGGTGGATAATAATAAAGGACAAATACCCTCCTGTGTTGTAGGAGGGTAATTTCTATCCCATCCACAGCTGTCGAATTATAGCCATACTCACAATACCGACAATAATGGTAGCCAGCAGGTTTTTGCTCCATAAGGCAGTCACCAGTGTAGGAAGGATCGCAATAAGTACTTGCCAATTAAAAGTGACGGAGCCTTCCGTTCGGACGAGCAGATGTTCCATGACGAGCGCCGTAAAAATGCAAATAGGGATGTAGGACAGCCATTGGAGCAC from Paenibacillus sp. FSL R10-2782 includes the following:
- a CDS encoding lantibiotic dehydratase, which produces MKSQLHYTDTHKLHKEERVKDERWFSACDFFLFRAPLLPIDQYFQVFSGQDLDSELTLEEITRKLKLVSQEAVIQEAISLASPSLMQFLHYLNDDNALDDKGELQKYEKTLNSFYRYFIRMTTRTTPFGLFSGVGQGICGKSTHLDIGTYNKHLKRARPDMEWIYKLIQKIEADPAIFNQLKVSLNKTVMIKGNRAKLPFRPKHGAAEADDSTEIFSSIHLSDVVRLTFEATEFPIQVMELKEILLKAFPDATMEIIVNYLRQLVEQEFILSELRPPLMDHSSFHYIMEKIKKLDVTDQWIHNLHEIDTLLLRYNQCTIGEGADVYRKLSSKMLNIISVKTPVQVDVKLEKEVTLPRHVLDDAAIGAEIMCRLYAPPQTYELAEYLNRFLEKYGVYQEVPINELFDEDWGLGIPEMYRTNIEKSSMEDVGAFKRNAILFQWVANAISNHEIELILTDEQVEELTVFDNFEASPETMEIYYSIYANSPEKVDSGDYALLLGASAGSNRAGKTFGRFLDMFNEEFVQKFSEVYDHHRCFHPEALLSEMVFMPEQGKISNISLSKNLMEYEIVSGTTSSKDKEHTLHIDDLLVGATLDRFYVKSKSLGKEIIPLQTHMLNYKLSPHIFRFLTDVTNKEIGMWSYFNWGPLEQSPFLPRLVYKKVIISAAQWKLSKATLNISKLSEPKKGEELFHTWRQQWNVPRYVYLTMGDNRLLLDLCNLFHVKELLRELSKTRDGQALLLTECLGDPSHTPLHGAAGKYMGEFVFPLKKKNIKVKPGIPSSHNKIALQNSTTHTPVSMNRGIFPGGDWLYLKLYGVKERETDLIGLSLGQLLYKPDFEDWSEKAYFIRYVDPEHHIRLRFQGDPDKLWTTGLAQLNQWAVQMREEGLITNMILDTYLPEIERYGGQTLMELAEQVFDIDSKWVVSYLGGVRSKFFNLDVEIAAVINIIHYLSGFGLTIQQQVDWLEERIDSKPHMKAFRDIKKTLITSVESNYEWIRQADMVSQTAFLELVEKRQASIERYAQAITLAKNNNVLTNHPNDILGSVIHMHLNRLLGVNREREMKCMALAKHTLANLLHRKGVGHVTV
- a CDS encoding ABC transporter ATP-binding protein, whose protein sequence is MSQSNGQKNDLVSLSYKNIFRTFLFWPRIFRLLWDTHPAFLIAILITNLFKGAIPAVILLATRELINSVVGGVSGGSFQPVFIAFGVLIGINIVYDLISIGESFFRKMFQSQLSNQVNIRLIEKAQKMSLQSFEDADVQNMLQRAQGEADYRPFEIFTQILAIISSVVTLFSVGAILIAWKWWAFLFIFLIPCLSFYSFLRIGQREFNVHFQRAGRQRESWYLSFLVTRDNSFKEVKIFQLGDYLRKRYKTILEGFYREDKVLAVRRSYTSLVFQIVNQGAGGFIIFMAVQATFVGQILVGNLVSLIQAITLTQSTSQSIVQGILSLCQNNLYIKQLFDFLDMPEEAETQTINQSLSAIQSIEFRNVSFRYPNTEVNAISNVSFTLSQGEKLAIVGRNGSGKSTIVKLLTHLYSEFEGEILINGHSIHEMDKDSFREKIGVVFQDFVHYEMAVRDNIGFGNVSSREMDEDIWTAIDKAGITDLVVSLPDKIDTLLGKWFEDGQQLSGGQWQRIAIARAFMRNADVYVLDEPSSFLDPHAEKEVFQKFDQLVNEKLGVFISHRLSSARMADTIILMEEGKIIEAGSHEYLLDMNGVYAEMFRLQASSYLPQRECDFQEENTSPSLVRTSGG
- a CDS encoding AzlD domain-containing protein, whose product is MNIDPNVMYIIIGGMVVTAIPRIIPFVVLQKLALPKPVLQWLSYIPICIFTALVMEHLLVRTEGSVTFNWQVLIAILPTLVTALWSKNLLATIIVGIVSMAIIRQLWMG